A genomic stretch from Methylorubrum extorquens includes:
- a CDS encoding Phage terminase, large subunit, PBSX family translates to MTVEFPERLDFLFEPARYKIAYGGRGGAKSWGFGRALLIMGAQRKIRVLCAREFQNSIAESAHALLSQQIDLLGLSGFYEIQEKRILGANGTEFIFKGLRHNVASVKSTEGIDVCWVEEARTVSKTSWDVLIPTIRKEGSEIWISFNPELEEDETYKRFVKNPPTGAKVVKIGWQDNPWFPDVLKQEALDLKARDPAAYLTVWDGHCKVVLDGAIYANEIMAATEASRFTRVPYDGTKPVHTFWDLGRADMTAIWFAQVVGFEFRIIDYYQNRGHALGHYLKHLQGRPYVYGDHWLPHDATNELLGSERTIAQQMEAAGFKVHITPKLGVAEGINAARTLFSRCWFDADACSDGLQCLRNYRYDVDPNTGQFSKNPLHDWASHGADAFRYLAVALQEPTAPLKIGSASGRRRGGWMGA, encoded by the coding sequence ATGACAGTTGAGTTCCCGGAGCGGCTCGACTTCCTCTTCGAGCCCGCCCGCTACAAGATCGCTTACGGGGGGCGTGGCGGCGCGAAGTCGTGGGGCTTCGGGCGGGCACTCCTCATCATGGGCGCGCAGCGGAAGATCCGCGTGCTCTGCGCCCGCGAGTTCCAGAATTCGATTGCGGAATCGGCGCACGCGCTGCTCAGCCAGCAGATCGACCTCCTCGGCCTCTCCGGTTTCTACGAGATCCAAGAGAAGCGCATCCTCGGCGCCAACGGGACCGAGTTCATCTTCAAGGGGCTCCGGCACAACGTCGCCTCAGTGAAATCGACCGAAGGCATCGACGTGTGCTGGGTCGAGGAGGCCCGCACCGTCTCGAAAACCTCCTGGGACGTGCTGATTCCCACCATCCGCAAGGAAGGGTCGGAGATCTGGATCAGCTTCAACCCGGAGTTGGAGGAAGACGAGACCTATAAGCGGTTTGTGAAGAACCCGCCGACCGGCGCCAAGGTCGTGAAGATCGGCTGGCAGGACAACCCCTGGTTCCCGGACGTCCTGAAGCAGGAGGCGCTCGACCTGAAGGCGCGCGATCCAGCGGCCTACCTCACGGTTTGGGACGGCCACTGCAAGGTGGTGCTCGACGGCGCGATCTACGCCAACGAGATCATGGCCGCGACGGAGGCCAGCCGCTTCACCCGCGTGCCCTACGACGGCACCAAGCCGGTGCACACGTTCTGGGATCTCGGCCGGGCCGACATGACCGCGATCTGGTTCGCGCAGGTCGTCGGCTTCGAGTTCCGGATCATCGACTATTACCAGAACCGCGGCCACGCGCTCGGGCACTACCTGAAGCACCTCCAGGGCCGGCCCTACGTCTACGGCGACCACTGGTTGCCGCACGACGCGACCAACGAGCTGCTGGGCTCCGAGCGGACGATCGCGCAGCAGATGGAGGCCGCAGGCTTCAAGGTTCACATCACGCCGAAGCTCGGCGTCGCCGAGGGCATCAACGCTGCCCGCACGCTGTTCTCGCGCTGCTGGTTCGATGCTGACGCCTGCTCCGACGGACTGCAGTGCCTCAGAAACTACCGGTACGACGTCGACCCGAACACGGGTCAGTTTTCGAAGAACCCGCTGCACGATTGGGCCAGCCACGGCGCCGATGCCTTCCGCTACCTCGCGGTTGCGCTCCAGGAGCCGACGGCCCCGCTCAAGATCGGCAGCGCGAGCGGCCGTCGCCGCGGCGGCTGGATGGGTGCCTGA
- a CDS encoding conserved protein of unknown function (Evidence 4 : Unknown function but conserved in other organisms), translated as MAFQPGQSGNPGGRPKASARVRDAAREHTEAALAVLVQIATAGESEAARVAAANAILDRGYGKPSQPIDGDGEGGAIPVGLTVHFIRPAPSDDS; from the coding sequence ATGGCTTTCCAACCTGGGCAGTCGGGCAACCCTGGCGGTCGCCCGAAGGCTTCTGCGCGCGTCCGTGACGCCGCCCGCGAGCACACCGAAGCGGCCCTCGCGGTCCTTGTGCAGATCGCGACCGCAGGCGAGAGCGAGGCTGCACGCGTGGCGGCCGCGAACGCCATTCTCGACCGCGGCTATGGCAAGCCCAGCCAACCCATTGATGGCGATGGCGAGGGCGGCGCAATCCCGGTCGGCCTGACCGTGCACTTCATTCGGCCCGCGCCCTCCGATGACAGTTGA
- a CDS encoding conserved exported protein of unknown function (Evidence 4 : Unknown function but conserved in other organisms): MAAPNRSVCALLFGLLMSGSASAQGMALIERQEPQTPNIAGTQGSALIERQVPEPPRAVDDTPVKRPWMLTGQGAVRDTGGRLPNQATGPKRERVVHDICIGCGAR; encoded by the coding sequence ATGGCTGCACCAAACCGATCGGTCTGCGCTTTGCTGTTCGGCCTCCTCATGTCAGGCAGCGCATCTGCACAGGGTATGGCGCTCATCGAGCGGCAGGAGCCTCAGACGCCTAACATCGCAGGCACGCAGGGTTCGGCGCTGATTGAGCGGCAGGTGCCTGAACCGCCCCGCGCTGTAGATGACACGCCGGTCAAACGGCCGTGGATGCTGACTGGCCAAGGAGCCGTCCGAGATACCGGCGGCCGCCTGCCTAATCAGGCGACGGGACCGAAGCGCGAGCGCGTGGTGCACGACATCTGCATCGGATGCGGCGCCCGGTAG
- a CDS encoding conserved protein of unknown function (Evidence 4 : Unknown function but conserved in other organisms), which produces MVYAVRFGAGTSRRFLAHSDTAGDNANGWRPLIWTKSVERAEKFGCAADAHAYALKHLGHSLWEVGVVPSRGLPTDDLGGSPNTLRVAA; this is translated from the coding sequence ATGGTCTACGCTGTCCGTTTCGGCGCCGGCACGTCCCGACGCTTCCTCGCGCACTCCGACACTGCAGGCGATAACGCCAACGGCTGGCGCCCGCTGATCTGGACGAAGAGCGTCGAGCGTGCCGAGAAATTCGGCTGCGCCGCGGATGCTCATGCCTACGCGCTGAAGCACCTCGGGCACTCGCTCTGGGAGGTCGGCGTGGTCCCCTCCCGCGGCCTGCCGACCGACGACCTCGGCGGCTCGCCCAACACTCTCCGCGTGGCGGCCTGA
- a CDS encoding conserved protein of unknown function (Evidence 4 : Unknown function but conserved in other organisms), whose product MTDRPVSRDEAISLGRIEPAATAYGAHLRRKGILRPLPEPVALLDTTPRDEASAVLAEVARDVLTRIRL is encoded by the coding sequence ATGACCGACCGCCCCGTCTCCCGTGACGAGGCGATCAGCCTCGGCCGCATCGAACCCGCGGCCACGGCCTACGGCGCGCACCTCCGCCGCAAGGGCATCCTCCGCCCGTTGCCGGAGCCGGTCGCCCTGCTCGACACCACGCCCCGCGACGAGGCCAGCGCCGTCCTGGCGGAGGTCGCCCGCGACGTTCTCACGAGGATCCGGCTGTGA
- a CDS encoding Integrase family protein, with the protein MTTLPVPVAPAEVVVFQDHLASAAQYALAEKSDATRRAYASDWSDFAGWAAGLDQVVAPASAATVAAYLASLADRGLKASTIVRRAAAIGYMHRIAGHEPPTNAEAVKAVLRGIKRRLGVAVERKAPATARAIGAMLKKVPETLTGKRDRAVLLLGFAAALRRSEIVGLTVADLERTPDGLFVHIRRSKTDQEGEGHIVAIPRGGKLKPVEAVEDWIAAAGIKEGRVFDLTDRTVANIVKRYAEAAKLDPALFSGHSLRAGFVTSALEAGADLLKVMDVTRHREVKTLKAYDRRAKAFKNHAGKGFL; encoded by the coding sequence ATGACCACTCTGCCGGTGCCGGTCGCACCGGCGGAAGTCGTTGTCTTCCAAGATCATCTGGCCTCGGCCGCGCAGTACGCGCTCGCTGAAAAAAGCGATGCGACGCGGCGGGCCTACGCCTCGGACTGGAGCGATTTCGCCGGCTGGGCTGCGGGGCTCGACCAGGTCGTCGCGCCGGCCTCGGCCGCCACGGTCGCGGCCTACCTCGCCAGCCTCGCCGACCGCGGGCTGAAGGCCTCCACGATCGTCCGGCGGGCTGCCGCTATCGGCTACATGCACCGTATCGCCGGGCACGAGCCGCCGACCAACGCGGAGGCCGTGAAGGCGGTGCTCCGGGGCATCAAGCGTCGGCTCGGCGTCGCCGTCGAGCGCAAGGCACCGGCCACGGCCCGCGCGATCGGCGCCATGCTGAAGAAGGTGCCCGAGACGCTGACCGGCAAGCGGGATCGCGCGGTGCTCCTGCTCGGTTTCGCCGCAGCGCTCCGCCGGTCCGAAATCGTCGGCCTCACGGTCGCCGACCTGGAGCGCACGCCCGACGGGCTTTTCGTCCATATCCGCCGGTCGAAGACGGACCAGGAGGGCGAGGGCCACATCGTCGCGATTCCCCGTGGCGGAAAGCTGAAGCCGGTCGAGGCGGTCGAGGACTGGATCGCCGCCGCCGGCATCAAGGAAGGCCGCGTCTTCGACCTGACCGACCGGACCGTCGCCAACATCGTCAAGCGCTACGCCGAGGCCGCGAAGCTCGACCCGGCCCTGTTCTCCGGACACTCGCTGCGCGCCGGCTTCGTCACCTCCGCGCTCGAGGCGGGCGCCGACCTGCTGAAGGTCATGGATGTGACCCGGCATCGCGAAGTGAAGACCCTCAAGGCCTACGACCGCCGGGCGAAGGCCTTCAAGAACCACGCCGGCAAAGGCTTCCTATGA
- a CDS encoding conserved protein of unknown function (Evidence 4 : Unknown function but conserved in other organisms): MSAHATFTAIEEEARAFCRRRFRDQAEYLEAKDAHCKRILALVSRGRRQVGIPEMLSFGTGRRTFARRSFSVELRMPRARKAG, translated from the coding sequence ATGAGCGCGCACGCCACTTTCACGGCGATCGAGGAGGAGGCCCGCGCCTTCTGCCGTCGGCGCTTCCGCGATCAAGCCGAGTACCTCGAAGCCAAGGACGCACACTGCAAGCGCATCCTCGCCCTCGTGAGCAGGGGCCGGCGTCAGGTCGGCATCCCTGAGATGCTGTCCTTCGGCACCGGCCGGCGCACGTTCGCCAGGCGGTCGTTCAGCGTCGAGCTGCGAATGCCGCGGGCTCGGAAAGCGGGCTGA
- a CDS encoding protein of unknown function (Evidence 5 : Unknown function): MQGFASGVNPCRGPFVHADHVIHVRAIFREYLSKGQRTPRSLTEGKFLYLDALASRPGQQMNRKRIKPSSVYNCEHYSIVRNSFDIATTYALPDNSQPCLMNLGPREQFSEKFCLRTIDSN, translated from the coding sequence ATGCAGGGTTTCGCCTCAGGGGTCAACCCGTGCCGCGGTCCGTTCGTACACGCCGACCATGTCATACACGTCCGGGCTATCTTCAGGGAATATCTTAGCAAGGGACAGCGCACTCCGCGTAGCCTCACCGAGGGCAAATTTCTCTATCTCGATGCACTCGCGTCGAGACCAGGGCAGCAAATGAACAGAAAGCGCATAAAGCCGAGCAGCGTCTACAATTGCGAGCACTACTCGATCGTTAGGAATTCGTTCGACATTGCCACCACTTATGCGCTTCCGGATAATTCTCAGCCTTGCCTCATGAACCTGGGACCAAGAGAGCAGTTCAGCGAGAAATTCTGCCTGCGGACGATCGACAGCAACTAG
- a CDS encoding conserved protein of unknown function (Evidence 4 : Unknown function but conserved in other organisms): MTLPSAQNGRALPEVRLVSVAASSSSTSPTTRARPASSDRRALIKAKAEERAAAKAERAALGAKLAQAAGAADAADRSACVAVLDRIQRRAVERRARRKLETRADRRRASLLRKNPHTERDASIKIGRRLVTDPTTLGKFIEVQVNRQLDVLTMEHSARPQRISDVEFAVGRLLQDAWTGRKDGDRRMDSFAKLGVLVSSGGDDGPLPSREMGMLRETFRARVVADLNLKIEKVVGGVGLRLLRAILVEGHTFGTYAACTVGGGERGAARIGERFRWLLNEVADHLHTASGAEGQRIRATRDQLP; this comes from the coding sequence ATGACCTTGCCGAGCGCCCAGAACGGTCGCGCTCTACCCGAGGTCAGGCTCGTGTCTGTCGCTGCTTCGTCTTCCTCCACCTCTCCGACCACGCGGGCCCGCCCCGCATCCTCCGATCGCCGCGCTTTGATCAAGGCGAAAGCGGAAGAGCGCGCTGCAGCGAAGGCCGAGCGCGCCGCTCTCGGCGCCAAGCTCGCTCAAGCCGCCGGCGCGGCCGATGCCGCTGACCGCTCCGCCTGCGTCGCGGTGCTCGACCGCATCCAGCGCCGGGCCGTCGAGCGGCGAGCCCGCCGGAAGCTGGAAACCCGGGCGGACCGTCGACGTGCCAGCCTGCTCCGGAAGAACCCCCACACCGAGCGCGACGCTTCGATCAAGATCGGGCGCCGGCTCGTTACCGATCCGACCACGCTCGGCAAGTTCATCGAGGTCCAGGTCAACCGCCAGCTCGACGTGCTCACCATGGAGCACTCGGCCCGCCCGCAGCGGATTTCCGATGTCGAGTTCGCCGTCGGGCGGTTGCTTCAGGATGCCTGGACCGGACGGAAGGACGGCGATCGCCGTATGGACTCCTTCGCCAAGCTCGGAGTGCTGGTTTCCTCGGGTGGCGACGATGGCCCGCTTCCGTCTCGCGAGATGGGGATGCTCCGCGAAACGTTCCGGGCTCGCGTCGTCGCGGATCTTAACCTCAAAATTGAGAAGGTTGTCGGGGGCGTCGGGCTCCGCCTCCTCCGCGCCATCCTGGTCGAGGGCCACACCTTCGGCACCTATGCGGCCTGCACTGTCGGTGGTGGCGAGCGCGGGGCAGCCCGGATCGGCGAGCGGTTCCGGTGGCTGCTGAACGAGGTGGCGGACCATTTGCACACCGCATCGGGCGCCGAGGGACAGCGCATTCGTGCGACGCGGGATCAACTGCCGTGA
- a CDS encoding protein of unknown function (Evidence 5 : Unknown function) — MGRPLSKLLALESGRIEFNLIWVFATVIDTFKHNLSHYQGVLDVLCSKNQSRFVWACDKKTRKSTSWGGNTHIPHLKPSASDIIELVSIQVAVDIAGSFEIIFDGNFYK; from the coding sequence ATGGGGCGACCGCTTTCTAAGTTACTCGCGCTTGAATCCGGGCGGATCGAATTCAACCTTATTTGGGTGTTCGCGACCGTAATCGACACCTTCAAACATAACCTGAGCCATTACCAAGGCGTTCTCGACGTCCTTTGCTCCAAAAATCAATCCAGGTTCGTTTGGGCTTGTGACAAAAAAACTCGGAAATCTACCTCTTGGGGCGGGAACACTCACATCCCGCATCTCAAGCCATCTGCCTCTGACATTATAGAACTTGTCAGCATCCAAGTTGCTGTGGATATAGCCGGTAGCTTTGAGATAATCTTCGATGGCAACTTCTACAAGTGA
- a CDS encoding conserved protein of unknown function (Evidence 4 : Unknown function but conserved in other organisms): protein MKPRLAGGYYPPRHNADPWTRGDVERWLKAAFRAMPFTPIYAPRGNTLQSAAGDVPDATFDIVAFSGTVLGDKSEDRQVVLLWARSMATHGEIGGSIAEFCRRTRWSRATFDRRRIKACERIAVAKNQAD from the coding sequence ATGAAGCCCCGCCTTGCCGGAGGATATTATCCGCCCCGGCACAATGCCGATCCATGGACGCGGGGGGACGTGGAGCGCTGGCTGAAGGCGGCCTTCCGCGCGATGCCGTTCACGCCGATTTACGCCCCACGCGGCAACACCCTTCAGTCCGCTGCCGGTGACGTGCCAGACGCAACCTTCGACATCGTCGCTTTCTCCGGCACGGTGCTTGGCGACAAGAGCGAGGATCGGCAGGTCGTGCTCCTCTGGGCGCGCTCGATGGCGACGCACGGAGAAATCGGCGGATCGATCGCCGAGTTCTGCCGGCGCACCAGGTGGTCGCGTGCAACGTTCGACCGGCGCCGCATCAAGGCCTGCGAGCGGATCGCTGTAGCGAAGAACCAGGCGGATTAG
- a CDS encoding protein of unknown function (Evidence 5 : Unknown function): protein MYVRIGANGGRRQIKEVTAVKADGGVSVWMKFDYGNVDDLYMRIDAETLSAIVKAALTGETTKVPADLAESSSS, encoded by the coding sequence ATGTACGTGCGCATCGGTGCCAATGGAGGAAGGCGCCAGATCAAGGAAGTGACGGCAGTAAAGGCCGATGGCGGCGTGTCAGTTTGGATGAAGTTCGACTACGGCAACGTCGATGATCTCTACATGCGCATTGACGCCGAAACGCTTTCAGCGATCGTGAAGGCGGCGCTTACAGGCGAGACGACGAAGGTGCCTGCTGATCTTGCGGAGTCTTCCTCCTCCTAA